The Caldicellulosiruptor changbaiensis genome has a segment encoding these proteins:
- a CDS encoding GNAT family N-acetyltransferase: MIRKLSNADFETLMDFVRKEKEWNIFIIGDILSFGFDSPVVEVWGEFDIVSGNLKAVLLRYRRDLIFYSDSDSWDIDSFCNIILTTKCKVFSGKKDAVMPFLKALNVLNKREQLFMKLDSSVDKNKLELSQEEFEKVRVINKDNLEENLDKLELIVYLYQSIEEFLNPSTFEQLRQDVLMGRSRIYYIEEDGMVVSSARTGAEIADMAMVLSVCTMHEYRSRGYATMCMKRLCSDLIKEGKSLCLFCDNPKAANIYRKIGFQQIGTWVTLGL, translated from the coding sequence ATGATAAGAAAACTCTCAAATGCTGATTTTGAAACTCTTATGGATTTTGTCCGAAAGGAAAAAGAGTGGAATATTTTTATAATTGGCGATATCTTGAGTTTTGGTTTTGACTCACCGGTTGTTGAGGTTTGGGGAGAATTTGATATAGTATCTGGAAATTTAAAAGCAGTTCTTCTTCGCTATCGCAGAGATTTGATTTTCTATTCAGATTCTGACAGCTGGGACATTGACTCATTTTGCAACATAATACTTACAACAAAGTGCAAAGTTTTTTCTGGCAAAAAGGATGCTGTTATGCCGTTTTTGAAAGCACTGAATGTGCTTAATAAAAGAGAGCAGCTTTTTATGAAGCTTGACAGCAGTGTAGATAAGAATAAATTAGAACTTTCTCAGGAAGAATTTGAAAAGGTCAGGGTAATAAATAAGGATAATTTAGAAGAAAACCTTGACAAGCTTGAACTGATAGTATACCTATATCAGTCTATAGAAGAATTTTTAAATCCCTCAACGTTTGAACAGCTAAGACAGGATGTTTTGATGGGAAGAAGCAGGATATATTATATAGAAGAAGATGGGATGGTTGTATCATCTGCGCGGACAGGTGCGGAAATTGCAGACATGGCAATGGTTTTAAGTGTTTGTACAATGCACGAGTATCGTTCAAGAGGATACGCTACTATGTGCATGAAAAGACTTTGCAGTGATTTGATAAAAGAGGGCAAATCGCTTTGCTTGTTTTGTGACAACCCTAAAGCTGCTAATATATACAGAAAGATTGGCTTTCAGCAGATTGGTACATGGGTAACATTGGGATTGTAA